CTTCTTGGGCCTCAGAACGCCGTTCTCATAAACAGCAACTATCTTTGTTCCCATTATCACTCCCCATGGAGAAGTTTGGAAAAACCATTAAAAACCTAACCCACGACCCTCTCAAAAACGCGCTCGAAGTTCTTGAAGGCTATAGCCTCGACTTCTTTCTCGCTGAAGGTCTCTCTCAGCTTTTCAATCAGCGCCGGAATCTTTGATTCGTCCTCAAAGCCCTCTACGCTCCTGCCGCTCCATCCGGGGAGGTAGTAGACGAAGTCGAAGCCGAGACCGACGTGTTTGTAACCGGCCAAGTCTGCCATGTACGCTATGTGCTCCACGTACCTCTCAAGTGTTGCCCTCTCCCGGTGGACGAAGCTTGGGATCGCCACCGCCCCGATGACACCACCGCGCTCCGCTATGGCCTTTATCTGTTCATCGGTGAGGTTCCTTCGGTGGTCGCAGAGGGTTCTTGCGTTGGAGTGCGACGCTATAACCGGAAACGCGGTAATATCGAGGACGTCCCAGAAGCCGGCCTCGTTGATGTGGCTCAGGTCGATGACTATTCCGAGCTCCTCCGCCTTTCCGACGACCTCGATACCGAAGTTGGTGAGTCCTCCATTCGTTCTTTCAAAGACACCGTCGCCTATCGCGTTGCGCAGGCTCCAGGTGAGGGTTAAAACGCGGAGGCCCAGGCGGTAGAAGACCTCCAGGAGGTGGATGCTCTCACCTATCGGTTCACCACCCTCAAGGCCGAGCCAGAGTGCGATTCTTCCCTCTTCAATGACCCTTTTCATCCCTTC
This window of the Thermococcus thermotolerans genome carries:
- a CDS encoding dipeptidase, encoding MIFDAHSDLPTFIYDERDRGKVHVLEENFERFFAPGIDARVMAIWTRPDRRSNATVYGLEVLNALRRDIEESERFELVTNSEGMKRVIEEGRIALWLGLEGGEPIGESIHLLEVFYRLGLRVLTLTWSLRNAIGDGVFERTNGGLTNFGIEVVGKAEELGIVIDLSHINEAGFWDVLDITAFPVIASHSNARTLCDHRRNLTDEQIKAIAERGGVIGAVAIPSFVHRERATLERYVEHIAYMADLAGYKHVGLGFDFVYYLPGWSGRSVEGFEDESKIPALIEKLRETFSEKEVEAIAFKNFERVFERVVG